A genomic segment from Halomonas sp. TA22 encodes:
- the casA gene encoding type I-E CRISPR-associated protein Cse1/CasA, translating into MNLLTEPWLPFRHRDGRIEYRPPSALADPEVLDLALPRADFQGAAWQFLIALLQTAMTPEDTDAWLDRYQIPPSVAALDEALAPFAAAFVLDGDGPRFMQDLDPLEDVKEAPIAGLLIDSPGANGIKNNTDFFVKRGRVETVCPECAALALFTMQINAPAGGAGIRVGLRGGGPLTTLILPEDESKPLWHRLWPNVMPADAVGQPGQTWRPPKADDGKLFFWMTETRISDKKGTEVLPEQVHPLHAFWSMPRRYRLLFDETPGCCDLCGRETSHPVRRLRAKKQGANYDGPWRHPLTPYRRLNPKKLDELPLSSKGQPGGLGYRHWPGLVLEDEAVSGALPARVVTHHLHKYRMVQAARDDGETFEALFRRARLWVFGYDMDNMKPRGWYSVEMPLVGVPEAHQEILRDWVKRFVDLASEFTWTLRNQLKRAWFKRPEDAKGDMSQVDAQFFEATQLAFFKALRMMGETLRDETATPTLSPGIHRQWYLALKHEALSLFDAQAISGPLEGMKMQQLERITSARRYLQAYLNGSGKKIGKTVQTFAQVGSFELSSPTTQRDEESAA; encoded by the coding sequence ATGAATCTACTGACAGAACCCTGGTTGCCCTTTCGACATCGCGATGGCCGAATCGAATATCGCCCACCTTCGGCCCTCGCCGACCCCGAGGTGCTCGATCTAGCACTACCCCGAGCTGATTTCCAGGGCGCAGCCTGGCAGTTTCTGATTGCGCTGTTGCAGACAGCAATGACGCCGGAGGATACCGACGCCTGGCTGGATCGCTACCAGATACCGCCCAGCGTGGCGGCGCTCGATGAAGCGCTGGCGCCTTTTGCAGCGGCGTTCGTGCTCGACGGCGATGGCCCACGCTTCATGCAGGACCTGGACCCGCTGGAAGACGTGAAGGAGGCGCCGATCGCCGGCCTGTTGATCGACTCGCCCGGTGCCAACGGCATCAAGAACAATACCGATTTCTTCGTCAAGCGCGGCCGGGTAGAGACCGTTTGCCCCGAGTGCGCGGCGCTGGCGCTTTTTACCATGCAGATTAACGCACCCGCTGGTGGGGCCGGCATTCGGGTCGGGCTGCGTGGTGGCGGACCGCTCACCACCCTGATCTTGCCGGAAGACGAGTCCAAGCCGCTATGGCATCGTCTTTGGCCCAATGTGATGCCCGCCGACGCGGTGGGTCAGCCGGGGCAAACGTGGCGTCCGCCCAAAGCAGATGATGGCAAGCTGTTCTTCTGGATGACCGAGACCCGCATCAGCGACAAGAAGGGCACCGAGGTGTTGCCCGAACAAGTGCACCCACTACACGCCTTCTGGTCGATGCCGCGGCGCTACCGGCTGCTGTTCGACGAGACGCCGGGGTGTTGCGATCTCTGCGGCCGGGAGACGTCGCACCCGGTGCGCCGTCTGCGTGCCAAGAAGCAGGGTGCCAACTACGACGGCCCCTGGCGGCACCCGCTCACACCTTATCGCCGTCTCAATCCCAAAAAGCTCGATGAACTACCGCTCTCCAGCAAGGGGCAACCCGGCGGGCTGGGCTACCGCCACTGGCCAGGGCTGGTGCTGGAAGATGAAGCCGTCAGCGGAGCGCTGCCCGCCCGCGTGGTCACTCACCACCTGCACAAGTACCGTATGGTGCAAGCCGCACGTGACGACGGTGAAACGTTCGAGGCGCTGTTCCGGCGCGCCCGACTCTGGGTGTTTGGCTATGACATGGACAACATGAAGCCGCGCGGCTGGTATAGCGTGGAAATGCCGCTGGTAGGGGTGCCCGAAGCGCATCAGGAGATACTACGCGACTGGGTCAAACGTTTTGTCGATCTGGCTTCGGAGTTTACCTGGACCCTGCGCAACCAGCTCAAGCGTGCCTGGTTCAAACGCCCGGAAGATGCCAAGGGTGATATGAGTCAGGTCGATGCCCAGTTCTTCGAAGCCACCCAGTTGGCGTTCTTCAAGGCGCTGCGCATGATGGGCGAGACGCTGCGCGATGAAACCGCAACGCCGACGCTCTCCCCCGGCATTCACCGACAGTGGTACCTCGCTCTCAAGCATGAAGCGCTGTCCCTGTTCGATGCACAGGCCATCAGCGGGCCGTTGGAGGGCATGAAGATGCAGCAATTGGAGCGGATCACCAGCGCCCGGCGTTACTTGCAGGCCTATTTGAACGGCAGCGGCAAGAAGATCGGCAAAACGGTTCAGACGTTCGCCCAGGTGGGCAGCTTTGAGCTGTCATCCCCAACGACCCAACGTGATGAGGAGAGCGCAGCATGA